In the genome of Streptomyces sp. V2I9, one region contains:
- a CDS encoding menaquinone biosynthesis decarboxylase, giving the protein MAYDDLRSLLRALERDGDLKRVKVEVDPHLEVGEIVDRVNKAGGPALLFENVKGSSMPLAMNVFGTDRRLLKALGLKAYSDISDKIGGLLKPELPQGFVGVREAFGKLGSMVHVPPKKVKSADAPVQEVVLTGDDVDLDQLPALFTWPEDGGSFFNLGLTHTKHPESGVRNLGLYRLQRHDKRTIGMHWQIHKDSANHYQVAARRGERLPVAIAFGCPPAVTYASTAPLPGDIDEYLFAGFVQGKRIEMVDCRTVPLQVPAQAEVVIEGWLEPGEMLPEGPFGDHTGFYTPQEPFPALTIDCVTMRKRPLLQSIVVGRPPTEDGPLGRATERFFLPLLKIIVPDIVDYHLPEAGGFHNCAIVSIDKKYPKHAQKVMSAIWGAHMMSLTKLIVVVDSDCDVHDLHEVAWRALGNTDYARDLTVTEGPVDHLDHASYQQFWGGKAGIDATKKLPTEGYTRDGGWPEMVVSDPETAAKVDRRWKEYGL; this is encoded by the coding sequence ATGGCTTACGACGATCTTCGCTCCCTGCTCCGGGCTCTTGAGCGCGATGGTGATCTCAAGCGCGTCAAGGTCGAGGTCGACCCCCACCTGGAGGTCGGCGAGATCGTCGACCGGGTCAACAAGGCCGGCGGTCCGGCCCTGCTGTTCGAGAACGTCAAGGGGTCCTCGATGCCCCTGGCCATGAACGTCTTCGGCACCGACCGGCGTCTCCTCAAGGCGCTGGGGCTGAAGGCGTACAGCGACATCAGCGACAAGATCGGCGGGCTCCTCAAGCCGGAGCTGCCGCAGGGCTTCGTCGGCGTACGGGAAGCCTTCGGGAAGCTCGGCTCGATGGTGCACGTGCCGCCGAAGAAGGTGAAGTCCGCCGACGCGCCCGTCCAGGAAGTCGTCCTGACCGGCGACGACGTCGACCTGGACCAGCTGCCCGCGCTGTTCACCTGGCCCGAGGACGGCGGCTCGTTCTTCAACCTCGGCCTCACCCACACCAAGCACCCCGAGAGCGGCGTCCGGAACCTGGGCCTCTACCGGCTCCAGCGCCACGACAAGCGCACCATCGGGATGCACTGGCAGATCCACAAGGACAGCGCCAACCACTACCAGGTCGCCGCCCGGCGCGGTGAGCGGCTGCCCGTCGCCATCGCCTTCGGCTGCCCGCCCGCCGTGACGTACGCCTCCACCGCGCCGCTGCCCGGAGACATCGACGAGTACCTCTTCGCCGGGTTCGTCCAGGGCAAGCGGATCGAGATGGTCGACTGCAGGACCGTGCCGCTCCAGGTCCCCGCGCAGGCGGAGGTCGTCATCGAGGGCTGGCTGGAGCCGGGCGAGATGCTGCCGGAGGGCCCGTTCGGGGACCACACCGGCTTCTACACCCCGCAGGAACCGTTCCCCGCCCTGACCATCGACTGCGTCACCATGCGCAAGCGGCCGCTGCTCCAGTCCATCGTGGTGGGCCGGCCGCCGACCGAGGACGGGCCGCTGGGCCGGGCCACGGAGCGGTTCTTCCTGCCGCTGTTGAAGATCATCGTGCCGGACATCGTGGACTACCACCTCCCCGAGGCGGGCGGCTTCCACAACTGCGCGATCGTCTCGATCGACAAGAAGTACCCGAAGCACGCCCAGAAGGTGATGAGCGCCATCTGGGGCGCGCACATGATGTCGCTGACCAAGCTGATCGTGGTGGTCGACTCCGACTGCGACGTCCACGATCTGCACGAGGTCGCCTGGCGGGCGCTGGGCAACACCGACTACGCCCGCGACCTGACCGTCACCGAGGGGCCGGTCGACCACCTGGACCACGCCTCGTACCAGCAGTTCTGGGGCGGCAAGGCGGGCATCGACGCCACGAAGAAGCTGCCCACCGAGGGGTACACCCGTGACGGCGGCTGGCCGGAGATGGTCGTCTCCGACCCGGAGACGGCGGCGAAGGTCGACCGCCGCTGGAAGGAATACGGGCTGTGA